The sequence GAAAATTCGTTAATGCCACGTCTATATACATGAATGATATAGCGTGAAAGGCCGCCAATTACTATGCCTGACACTCAGTCTGAAAAGCAACAAGAAATTATCATAGCGTCCGATGCGGAAGCATTAGAGGCATCCATTAAATTTACAGATTTTGGGTTGTCTCCAGACATCTTGCGGGCGCTGAGCGATCAAGGATATGTCAACCCGACGCCTATTCAGGCCCAAGCCATTCCGATCGTTTTACAAGGTCGGGATGTGATGGGCGCGGCCCAAACCGGCACCGGTAAAACGGCAGGATTTGCGCTCCCGATTATTCAGTTGTTGCTGGCGCACGCCAACACCAGCGCCTCACCAGCACGGCATCCGGTCCGCGCCTTGATTTTGACGCCAACCCGTGAACTGGCGGATCAGGTTGCCGAAAATGTTAAAGCCTATTGCCGTCATACGGCATTGCGTGCAACGGTGGTGTTTGGTGGTATTGATATGGCCCCACAAACTGCGGCACTGCGTTCAGGTATCGAAATTGTGATTGCAACGCCGGGTCGTTTGCTGGATCACGTTCAACAAAAAACCATCAGCTTGTCGCAAACGCAAATTTTGGTGATGGACGAGGCTGACCGCATGCTTGATATGGGCTTTCTGCCCGACTTGCAACGGATTATTAATCTGCTCCCGAAAGAGCGTCAGAGTCTGATGTTCTCAGCTACGTTTTCTGCTGAAATCAAAAAACTCGCAGGTAGCTTCCTCAAAAATCCGGTCACCATTGAAGTCGCACGCAGTAATGCGACGGCTGACAATGTCACACAAACGATGTATCGGATTGATGATCAGGCAAAGCTGGACGCGGTGTCTTTTATTATCCGCGAACGCAATCTTAAGCAGGTCATCGTGTTTTCGAATACGAAAATCGGCGCATCACGTCTGGCCAAGCATCTGGAAAGCGAAGGCGTTAATGCTTCTGCGATCCATGGTGATAAAAGCCAGAACGAGCGGATGGCAGCGCTGGAAGCTTTCAAGCAAGGTGCGATTGAAGTGTTGGTCGCGACCGATGTTGCCGCTCGCGGTCTCGACATCGCTGAGCTACCATGCGTGATTAACTTCGATTTGCCTTATAACGCGGAAGATTACGTCCATCGTATCGGCCGTACCGGTCGTGCTGGCGCGTCGGGCGATGCCATTTCGCTGTGTACTGATAAAGATGAGCGGTTGTTGGTAGATATTGAAAAAATGATCAAGCACAAGTTTGTTCGTGCTGAGTTGGTGGGCTTTGTGGCGAAGGCACGCGTGGTTGAGCGTGAGCGCTCGCCGCGTCGTGATGACGGTGATTCGCGTGGCAATGCTCGCTCAGATTCACGTTCAGATTCACGTTCGGACGCTCGCTCGGACAGCAGAACCGACTCACGTTCAGGATCCTCGGATCGTAGCAGCCAGCATACGCGTAGCGCCTATACATCGTTGCCGCGCAAAGAGAAAATTGATCCGTGGTTCTTGAAACCGTACGAACCTACGCTTTCGTCAGTTGAGAGCGCGCAAAATAGTCAGTCAGGTCTTCCGGTCAAGCCTAAAGGAAAGCTTGCTGCGCTATTAGGCGGAATGCCTAAGCGCTAAGCCAGGTTATCCACAAGGTGAAATAAGTGTGCCAGTAAAATGCCCAGGCAAATTACTGGCTTTTATGTGCCACCGCCTAAAAAAATGCCATCGCAGTATGAGAGACATAGAACGTTTTGCTTCGAATCTGCTACCGTTTTAGTTGATGTTACGGCGCTCTACGCGCTGACTAGCCCAGGCTGCAATGGCAACGGCCCAGAATGTTTCAACTGAGGCAACGTGGCCAATTTCCAATCCTAGAAACCATGCGGCCTTGACCAGCGTTTGAAGTGGTTGGCTCAAATCCAGCGGTTGTGCGTCGTATTGTTTGGATAATTTTTCACCGTTGGCGTTGGTGATAACCGGCACATGCAAATAGCTTGGTGTTGTCAATCCCAGTTGCCGTTGCAAATAAATTTGTCGGGCGGTGGAATCAAGAAGATCCGCACCACGCACAACATGTGTCACACCCTGATCTGCATCGTCGACGACCACGGCAAGTTGGTAGGTCCAAAATCCATCTGCACGTTTCAGCACAAAATCGCCGACCTCTATTGCAAGATGCTGTTGCATTAACCCTTGCCATCTGTCCTCAAACCTGATCAGTTCAGCCGGGTGACCGGCATCGGGTACCAGCAATCGATAGGATCGGGTCGGCTTGCCAACTGGCAGTCCTTCCCTGCAAGTGCCAGGATAAACTGCGGCACCATCGGACGCGACACCAATTTGTGAGTCGACGATTTCACGGCGCGTACAGCCGCATGGATAGGCTAGTCGTCCTAGTTTGTCAAATGCCGCCTGGTACAAATTTGTGCGACAGCTTTGAAATACTACCGGCCCATCCCAAGCCATCTGTAGTGTCGATAACGCTTTTAAAATCGCATCGGCTGCGCCGGACGCAGTGCGTGCTTCATCAACGTTTTCCATCCGCACCAGCCATTGACCCTGATGCGCTTTGGCATCGAGATAACTCGCCATAGCGGCAACCAGCGAACCATCATGCAATAGCCCGGTCGGGGAGGGAGCGAAACGTCCAATGTATGGGCTTGCGTTGAGCATTGTTAAGTAATTAGAAAAAAATAAGGATCTGTATTTGGCATTGACTAAGGCCACTCAATAAAATTCTGCACGGTTCCAGGATCGCTCAATTGATTAATAAACCATTTAAGAGATTTTCCTAAGACCGGCGTTCGCCATGCGATTTGCGATTTGACGCCCGGTTTTGCCTCCAGTGTTTCTTTTTCAATCAAAGCGCCCGATAAAAAATAAGGAGCAGCCAGACGACGCGGCAAATGGCCGCATCCCAATCCGTTCAGTTGTGCTTGCAATTTTGTCGACATCGTCGGTACGGTTAAGATATCTTGGCCGATTAACAGTCCGGAGGTAATGCTGGGTAAAACGCGTCCCGTGTCGCCGACTGCAACCGCCCTGTACTGTTGGATCGTATTAGCGGTCAAGGGTTCCGGTGCACACGCCAAAGGATGGTGCGGCGCAACCGCGAAGGCCCAGTCGGTGAGGCCTAATTGGCGTGTCTGGAAATCTCCGCTCATACGCACGTAGTCGGGTCCGTCATGTGGCGCGGCAATGGCCAGATCGGCGCGATCATTGATCAGGGCTTCCCACACACCGGAAAGGGCCTCATGAAAAATGCGCAAGCGCGTTCCTGCATTTTCACGATCAAAAGCGGCGATCATTGGCATGAGTGTCTCGAACGGCACAATACTATCCAATACGATCCGCAGTTCAACCTCCCAGCCAGTCGCGGTACGTTTTACGCGCCGCTCCAGTTCTTGCGCTGCCTGGAGTAAGTGACGTCCTTCGGTCAATAGTTCGAGACCGGCAACTGTGAGTTTGGCGCGATGACCGGTTCGGTCAAACAATAAAACATCCAGATCTTCTTCTAACTTGCGGATACTATAAGTGAGCGCTGACGGCACCCGATTGAGTGCTATGGCGGCGGCGCCAAAGCTTCCTTTGCGGTCAATGGTATCGATGATCTGCAATGCTTCGAGCGTCAAATTCATGGTTCGCTTAGCGCCGTGATAGTAAAGTTTATCGATTTACCGCATTATGGAATAAATGAATGATATAGCTAAAATTTGAGGTGCCCATCAAAGGATGGTTAAATTAACTCTTATTTATTGCTGCCGTCGATCTCCACCCCGTTCTGCGTGATGTGTGATCTGTATACAGATTAGAAAAAAGCCCATCCGAATCAATGATGAGCTTTTATGTCTGTCAACGTGCGTAGTGGCTATGTCGT is a genomic window of Glaciimonas sp. CA11.2 containing:
- a CDS encoding LysR family transcriptional regulator translates to MNLTLEALQIIDTIDRKGSFGAAAIALNRVPSALTYSIRKLEEDLDVLLFDRTGHRAKLTVAGLELLTEGRHLLQAAQELERRVKRTATGWEVELRIVLDSIVPFETLMPMIAAFDRENAGTRLRIFHEALSGVWEALINDRADLAIAAPHDGPDYVRMSGDFQTRQLGLTDWAFAVAPHHPLACAPEPLTANTIQQYRAVAVGDTGRVLPSITSGLLIGQDILTVPTMSTKLQAQLNGLGCGHLPRRLAAPYFLSGALIEKETLEAKPGVKSQIAWRTPVLGKSLKWFINQLSDPGTVQNFIEWP
- a CDS encoding DEAD/DEAH box helicase — protein: MPDTQSEKQQEIIIASDAEALEASIKFTDFGLSPDILRALSDQGYVNPTPIQAQAIPIVLQGRDVMGAAQTGTGKTAGFALPIIQLLLAHANTSASPARHPVRALILTPTRELADQVAENVKAYCRHTALRATVVFGGIDMAPQTAALRSGIEIVIATPGRLLDHVQQKTISLSQTQILVMDEADRMLDMGFLPDLQRIINLLPKERQSLMFSATFSAEIKKLAGSFLKNPVTIEVARSNATADNVTQTMYRIDDQAKLDAVSFIIRERNLKQVIVFSNTKIGASRLAKHLESEGVNASAIHGDKSQNERMAALEAFKQGAIEVLVATDVAARGLDIAELPCVINFDLPYNAEDYVHRIGRTGRAGASGDAISLCTDKDERLLVDIEKMIKHKFVRAELVGFVAKARVVERERSPRRDDGDSRGNARSDSRSDSRSDARSDSRTDSRSGSSDRSSQHTRSAYTSLPRKEKIDPWFLKPYEPTLSSVESAQNSQSGLPVKPKGKLAALLGGMPKR
- the gluQRS gene encoding tRNA glutamyl-Q(34) synthetase GluQRS, with the translated sequence MLNASPYIGRFAPSPTGLLHDGSLVAAMASYLDAKAHQGQWLVRMENVDEARTASGAADAILKALSTLQMAWDGPVVFQSCRTNLYQAAFDKLGRLAYPCGCTRREIVDSQIGVASDGAAVYPGTCREGLPVGKPTRSYRLLVPDAGHPAELIRFEDRWQGLMQQHLAIEVGDFVLKRADGFWTYQLAVVVDDADQGVTHVVRGADLLDSTARQIYLQRQLGLTTPSYLHVPVITNANGEKLSKQYDAQPLDLSQPLQTLVKAAWFLGLEIGHVASVETFWAVAIAAWASQRVERRNIN